One Myotis daubentonii chromosome 17, mMyoDau2.1, whole genome shotgun sequence genomic window, TGTATTTCCACTGGACAGACATGTAGGGGCTTTTTGTACAGATCTCACATGACAACCTTAGAAAAAGAGCACAGAAACCTCACAGACAGTACTGGACCACGAGCACTCGAGAACACGGTGAACAGAAAAGTTAGCATTCTGGGGGGTATTCGTCCAGCAGAAAGGTGAACATGTTATGCCTGTGATGCCAACACCAGTGAGTGTCATTTCACTGAAAGGCGCAAAGGCATGGTGCCAGGCACACCACCCTCTAAAAACGATTCTAACTACTGTAGAAGCAACCTGGATGCAATGCCCATGCATCTCTCCCCTCTGGGGCTGGCCATACTCCTTATGCCGCAACCCCAAGGTGCCTGGACTGTGCCAGAGGCCCGAGAGGCAGCTCAACAACGTGGGTTTGAGGACAAGTCCTCCCTGCTACTGTAGGGAATCGTTTAAACTTAATTCGCTTGGCGAGCTCCTGCTCATGTTTGTCAGGCTCGCCATGAGGGATTTAACTTTATGGGCATAGTAGTCCCTTAAATTGACAGAAGGGACCTCCTTCATCCCATCTCCAAAGTCACAGCTGCGCATAGCACTCTCAAGCTGCTTTTGGCGCCGATAAAAGTGGGAGAACTTGTTGAAGATCAAGGTGATGGGCAGTACCACCACTAGGATACCCGCCAGgatgcaggcagaggcagtcagcTTCCCTGCTGTGGTTCCCGGGACCACATCCCCATACCCCACGGTGGTCATACTGACGGTGGCCCACCACCAGCAGGCGGGGATGGTGGCCAGGCCCTCATTCTCCTCCTTTTCGATGGTGTAGGCCACCACGGAGAAAATGGAAATCCCCACGGAGAGGTAGAGCAAAAGCAGCCCGACTTCTTTGTAGCTGTACTTGAGGGTGGCCCCCAGGGAGCGGAGGCCagtggagtgcctggccagctttAAGATGCGGAAAATCCGCATCAACCTCAGGACCTGTGCCACTCTGCCCAAGTTGGCCAAGGTAGGCGTGCTCTCCACCACCAGGTTCACCACCAGAGTGATGTAAAAGGGGACGATGGACATGAGGTCGATAAGGTTGAGGGCGTTCTTGAAAAACTTGAGGAAGTCGGGGGCCACCGCGAACCTGGCCAGCAGCTCAAACGTGAACCAGGCGATGCCGAAGTGCTCCACGATTTCGAACCGGGGGTCCTCGCCAGGGTTGCCCTGACTGTCGGGGATCTGGAAGTCCGGCAGGCTGTTGAGGCACATGGTGATGATGGACCCCAACACCACCAGGA contains:
- the KCNS2 gene encoding potassium voltage-gated channel subfamily S member 2; the encoded protein is MTRRSLWDVSEANVEDGDIRINVGGFKRRLRSHTLLRFPETRLGRLLLCHSREAILELCDDYDDVQREFYFDRNPELFPYVLHFYHTGRLHVMAELCVFSFSQEIEYWGINEFFIDSCCSYSYHGRKVEPAQEKWEEQSDQESTSSSFDEILAFYNDASKFEGQPLGSFRRRLWLALDNPGYSVLSRVFSILSILVVLGSIITMCLNSLPDFQIPDSQGNPGEDPRFEIVEHFGIAWFTFELLARFAVAPDFLKFFKNALNLIDLMSIVPFYITLVVNLVVESTPTLANLGRVAQVLRLMRIFRILKLARHSTGLRSLGATLKYSYKEVGLLLLYLSVGISIFSVVAYTIEKEENEGLATIPACWWWATVSMTTVGYGDVVPGTTAGKLTASACILAGILVVVLPITLIFNKFSHFYRRQKQLESAMRSCDFGDGMKEVPSVNLRDYYAHKVKSLMASLTNMSRSSPSELSLNDSLQ